One stretch of Levilactobacillus yonginensis DNA includes these proteins:
- a CDS encoding IS30-like element ISLpl1 family transposase gives MSSITYSERIKIETFCELGLSNIQMGVRLNRSPSTISYELSRCQPYQAELAQTDAEYKRSRCGRKTKLSDELKQKILNHLRLSWSPGMIAHEFKLATKSIYNWLNQGRIGFSLNDLPEHGVRQRRNVDQRSKYNQSLGRSIEQRPMMINQRNRIGDFELDTVVGPRGHSKAVLLTLIDRKSRFLWAYRLKDRTTATVNEALTKFLTTFNGPVHSFTVDRGTEFSGLVSLESQYGIKTYYCHAYTPAERGSNERFNRNLRYFYPKGTRFEHISAQDLTTTLLQINQRPLKILDWQTPYQVMLTNLSKNSD, from the coding sequence TTGTCTAGTATAACCTATTCCGAACGAATTAAAATCGAAACCTTTTGTGAACTAGGGCTGTCCAATATCCAAATGGGCGTTCGGCTGAACCGATCACCGTCAACAATTTCTTATGAATTATCTCGATGTCAACCTTATCAGGCTGAATTAGCACAAACAGATGCCGAATACAAGCGATCACGATGTGGTCGGAAAACTAAGCTGAGCGATGAGTTAAAGCAAAAAATTCTCAACCATTTACGTCTAAGCTGGTCACCAGGAATGATTGCTCACGAATTTAAACTAGCTACTAAATCTATTTATAATTGGCTAAATCAGGGGAGAATTGGTTTCTCCTTGAATGATCTACCTGAACATGGCGTACGCCAACGGCGTAACGTTGACCAACGATCCAAATATAATCAATCTTTGGGGCGATCAATTGAACAGCGTCCCATGATGATTAATCAACGTAATCGCATCGGCGATTTTGAACTAGATACAGTCGTTGGTCCTCGTGGGCATAGTAAGGCAGTTTTATTAACTTTAATCGATCGCAAATCACGGTTCCTTTGGGCATACCGGTTAAAAGATCGGACGACAGCGACTGTTAATGAAGCACTAACTAAGTTCCTAACCACTTTTAATGGTCCGGTGCACAGCTTTACTGTGGACCGTGGCACTGAGTTTAGTGGGCTAGTATCACTTGAATCACAATATGGTATTAAGACCTATTACTGCCATGCTTATACTCCAGCTGAACGTGGTAGTAATGAACGCTTTAATCGGAATTTACGTTATTTTTATCCTAAAGGGACTCGTTTTGAGCACATTAGTGCTCAAGATTTAACGACGACGTTACTCCAAATTAACCAGCGACCGCTTAAAATACTCGACTGGCAAACACCGTATCAGGTTATGCTGACAAATTTGTCCAAAAATTCGGATTAA
- a CDS encoding ParA family protein yields MTTSITIGNFKGGVGKTTTCVTFSYLLNKAHRKTLLIDFDPQGNASEIIEKTFPVFKQKNSKSLTDGIKNLDLSESIAHVTDYLDLMPSDWSLSLLPDMLEEYKKSDRPLFLKTLLTKIRNDYDYILIDVPPTLSAYTNNAVLASDYVIMVMQTQEQSYSSSLKFVSYLQGLRKDYDKSFDLLGIIAYLVKKDGPVDHEVLKAANQAFGKALFHGNVFQRERVKRFGKSGIKDEDMWDKRALYMYQVVLDEALSRINLLEE; encoded by the coding sequence ATGACCACATCGATCACGATAGGAAACTTTAAAGGTGGAGTTGGAAAAACAACAACTTGTGTAACCTTTTCTTATCTATTAAATAAAGCCCATAGAAAAACCTTATTAATTGATTTTGATCCACAAGGAAATGCTAGTGAAATTATAGAAAAAACATTTCCTGTATTCAAACAAAAAAATTCCAAAAGTTTAACTGATGGTATTAAGAATCTGGATTTATCTGAGTCCATTGCACACGTCACAGATTACCTTGATCTGATGCCTAGTGATTGGAGCTTATCTTTGCTTCCTGATATGCTTGAAGAGTATAAGAAAAGTGACCGACCACTATTTTTAAAGACTTTGCTAACAAAAATTAGAAATGATTATGATTATATTTTAATAGACGTTCCGCCAACGCTATCAGCATATACAAATAATGCCGTTTTAGCCTCAGATTACGTAATTATGGTTATGCAGACTCAAGAGCAATCTTACTCAAGTTCTTTAAAATTTGTAAGCTATCTTCAAGGGCTTAGAAAAGACTATGACAAATCATTTGATTTGCTTGGCATTATTGCCTATCTGGTTAAAAAAGACGGACCTGTCGATCATGAAGTGTTGAAAGCCGCTAATCAAGCCTTTGGAAAAGCCCTATTTCATGGGAACGTATTTCAAAGAGAACGTGTTAAACGTTTCGGAAAAAGTGGAATTAAAGATGAGGATATGTGGGACAAAAGGGCTTTATATATGTATCAAGTAGTGTTAGATGAAGCTCTATCACGAATTAACCTGTTGGAGGAGTAG
- a CDS encoding type II toxin-antitoxin system death-on-curing family toxin has translation MEKFDGNLFCPGNSKKQINQFKRMIAKDNLPAVNKSDRYLQMRKISGSEDSYSLDIFYKKEKVGHFYVKISEPAKLTEKIYSTINEQSEKMFREESVYGIKDLAGLDRANNSIYGGFGNYEPYPTITSKAAGLWYKLATSQFFNNGNKRTAMLAAIYLLNINFYSFDVFDGNYMYDLSLQAANQEINAKYIERFINKHVSLNYENMANALENGNIDFSIPIVFNNTK, from the coding sequence TTGGAAAAGTTCGATGGAAACTTATTTTGTCCGGGAAATTCAAAAAAGCAAATAAATCAGTTTAAAAGAATGATCGCTAAGGATAACTTACCAGCCGTTAATAAGTCAGATAGATATTTACAAATGAGGAAAATTTCGGGTTCAGAGGATTCATATTCGTTAGATATTTTCTATAAAAAGGAAAAAGTCGGCCATTTCTATGTTAAAATTTCGGAGCCAGCTAAACTCACTGAAAAAATTTATAGTACAATCAATGAGCAATCGGAAAAAATGTTTCGTGAAGAAAGCGTATATGGAATTAAAGATTTAGCTGGGTTGGATCGTGCAAACAATTCGATATATGGTGGTTTTGGAAATTATGAGCCTTATCCCACGATTACATCTAAAGCTGCGGGGTTATGGTATAAGCTAGCTACTAGTCAATTTTTTAACAATGGTAATAAGCGTACTGCAATGTTAGCGGCCATTTATTTATTGAACATTAATTTTTATTCGTTTGATGTATTTGATGGTAATTATATGTATGACTTATCTTTGCAAGCTGCTAATCAGGAAATTAATGCTAAATATATCGAACGTTTTATCAACAAGCACGTTTCTTTGAATTATGAAAATATGGCTAATGCTTTGGAAAATGGCAACATCGACTTTTCAATCCCAATTGTTTTCAATAATACGAAATAG